One stretch of Siphonobacter curvatus DNA includes these proteins:
- a CDS encoding class I SAM-dependent methyltransferase, with the protein MNTYHEYVIHNGEFIGKFEEMYQRFEDPWMQSRQPNPYGRQCAILNLKRFGIDSLIEFGCGLGYYSNWIHQETGIIPMAYDISETAITKARQQFPQLDFRTGDIVKVLQEPLPVDAILLAEIGWYILQDLDEIIELLYKNYAGKYLLNNQVFYKGTQRFGREYFTTLQEYIDYMPFKLIGYTEATTVEDSTIDTSTLFKIEPK; encoded by the coding sequence ATGAACACTTATCATGAGTATGTTATTCACAACGGAGAGTTTATTGGCAAATTTGAAGAAATGTACCAGCGATTCGAGGATCCCTGGATGCAGTCCCGGCAGCCCAACCCCTACGGGCGTCAATGTGCTATTCTCAATCTGAAACGCTTTGGCATTGACTCACTCATTGAATTTGGCTGTGGTTTAGGGTATTACAGTAACTGGATTCACCAGGAAACGGGTATCATTCCGATGGCTTACGATATCAGCGAAACGGCCATTACTAAAGCTCGCCAGCAATTTCCTCAGCTAGATTTTCGCACGGGTGATATTGTAAAAGTACTTCAGGAACCCTTACCCGTTGATGCCATACTACTGGCTGAAATTGGCTGGTACATCCTTCAGGATCTGGACGAGATTATTGAGCTGCTTTACAAAAATTACGCGGGCAAATACCTGCTTAATAATCAGGTATTTTATAAGGGTACGCAGCGTTTTGGCCGAGAGTATTTTACTACCCTTCAGGAATACATCGATTACATGCCTTTCAAGCTCATCGGATATACGGAAGCGACGACGGTCGAAGATTCCACCATTGATACGTCGACGCTCTTTAAAATAGAGCCTAAATAA
- a CDS encoding sugar 3,4-ketoisomerase yields the protein MATLLELETFGTAEIGYLGVFEKILPGDIKRAFFVYGVPSDHQRAKHGHLQSHQALVCLNGSCRIEITNQSGTTQYDLNSPQKCLVVEPADWLMMDQFSKGSVLLVLSNYYYDLDDYFYEKP from the coding sequence ATGGCCACTCTATTAGAGCTGGAGACATTCGGTACCGCCGAGATCGGTTATTTGGGCGTATTTGAAAAAATATTGCCTGGAGATATTAAGCGGGCCTTTTTTGTGTATGGCGTTCCTTCGGATCACCAGCGGGCCAAACACGGCCATTTGCAGTCCCATCAGGCTTTAGTATGCCTGAACGGTAGCTGTCGGATTGAAATTACTAATCAGTCAGGAACTACGCAGTATGACTTAAACTCCCCACAAAAATGCTTAGTCGTTGAACCCGCCGACTGGCTGATGATGGATCAGTTTTCGAAAGGTTCCGTTTTATTAGTACTTTCTAATTATTATTACGATTTAGACGACTATTTCTACGAAAAACCATGA
- a CDS encoding DegT/DnrJ/EryC1/StrS family aminotransferase — MIAHLDLGRENRPYETELLAAAQRVLTSGWYILGKELAAFETEWAAYCGTSHCLGVGNGLDALTLIFKALELPAGSEVIVPAHTYVASVLSITNAGLTPRFVEPDTASYNIDPQEIESQITEKTRAILVVHLYGKCCDMKPIWELARRYNLKIVEDAAQAHGALYQGQKAGNLGDAAAFSFYPTKNLGALGDAGAVTTNDAELARRVGLLRNYGSEIKYYNELQGTNSRLDEIQAALLRVKLPHLEADNRRRRHIAHRFLTEIHSSLLQLPPAQTYDQDVWHLFVVRARQREEFMAYLAEQGIQTAIHYPVAPHQQAAYAEYHHLSLPLTEQLHREVVSLPLYPTLTDQEVDQIIQAVNAYSLVVAE, encoded by the coding sequence ATGATTGCCCACCTGGACTTGGGTCGGGAAAACCGACCTTACGAAACGGAGCTGTTAGCCGCGGCTCAACGCGTGCTTACTTCCGGATGGTACATTCTGGGAAAGGAACTAGCGGCCTTTGAAACGGAGTGGGCAGCCTACTGCGGTACCTCTCATTGTTTGGGAGTGGGCAATGGACTGGATGCTCTGACACTGATTTTCAAAGCCTTGGAACTTCCCGCAGGTAGTGAAGTGATTGTACCCGCTCATACCTACGTGGCTTCCGTATTGAGCATTACTAATGCTGGGCTTACCCCCCGATTTGTGGAGCCAGACACTGCTAGCTATAACATTGACCCTCAGGAAATTGAAAGCCAGATTACCGAAAAAACACGGGCAATTTTGGTGGTACATTTGTACGGCAAATGCTGTGATATGAAGCCCATCTGGGAGCTAGCCCGTCGGTATAATCTGAAGATTGTGGAAGATGCCGCACAGGCTCACGGAGCCCTCTATCAGGGTCAGAAAGCGGGAAATTTGGGTGATGCGGCGGCTTTTAGTTTTTATCCGACCAAGAACCTGGGAGCCTTGGGTGACGCCGGAGCCGTCACGACGAATGACGCCGAATTGGCCCGTCGCGTTGGACTACTCCGCAATTATGGCTCAGAGATAAAATACTACAATGAGTTGCAGGGAACCAATAGTCGTCTGGATGAAATTCAGGCGGCCTTACTGCGGGTAAAGTTACCACACCTAGAGGCTGACAACAGACGGAGACGGCACATTGCTCATCGGTTTTTAACGGAAATCCACAGTTCCCTTTTGCAATTGCCCCCGGCTCAAACGTACGATCAGGACGTTTGGCATTTATTTGTGGTACGGGCCCGGCAACGGGAGGAATTCATGGCGTATCTGGCCGAACAAGGGATTCAAACGGCCATTCACTATCCGGTGGCTCCGCACCAGCAAGCGGCCTACGCCGAATACCATCACCTTTCTCTGCCGCTAACGGAACAATTGCACCGTGAGGTGGTGAGTTTACCGCTGTACCCTACCCTGACGGATCAGGAAGTGGACCAAATTATTCAAGCGGTGAACGCTTACAGCTTGGTAGTAGCCGAATGA
- a CDS encoding glycosyltransferase family 2 protein, translated as MDISVIIPVYKSETTLAPLVERILSTLRTYRMEIVLVNDGSPDRSEAICTELAERFQQVKFISLRRNFGEFNAVMCGLHYATGRYCVMVDDDFQNPPSEILKLVAEAERGQYDVVYSYYQTKQHSLFRNTGSWVVNQMTTRLLDKPRDLYLSSFKLIRQEVVREMIRYTGPYPYLDGLIFRVTRNVGKVAVEHHKREGGSSYTLRKLISLFLNILFCYSPRPIRLVTNTGFVLILLSILGSLTELATSFLSKHLPETDHLIWLTVIFLGGIQLVGLGLVGEYIGKIFMTQNGLPQFVVKKTILPKEIFS; from the coding sequence ATGGACATCAGTGTCATCATTCCGGTTTATAAAAGTGAAACAACCCTTGCCCCGCTGGTCGAACGGATTCTGTCAACCCTGCGGACATACCGGATGGAAATTGTACTGGTGAACGATGGGAGTCCGGACCGTTCGGAAGCCATCTGTACGGAACTGGCTGAACGTTTTCAGCAAGTGAAGTTCATTTCACTTCGCCGCAATTTTGGCGAATTCAACGCCGTCATGTGTGGCCTGCATTACGCCACAGGTCGATACTGCGTGATGGTCGACGATGATTTTCAGAACCCGCCTTCCGAAATTCTCAAGCTCGTCGCCGAAGCCGAACGTGGTCAGTATGACGTCGTGTACTCCTATTACCAGACCAAGCAGCATTCGCTTTTTCGCAATACGGGCAGTTGGGTCGTTAATCAGATGACGACCCGACTGCTCGACAAACCCCGCGATCTGTACTTGTCGAGTTTCAAGTTGATCCGGCAAGAGGTCGTACGGGAGATGATTCGCTATACAGGACCGTATCCTTACCTCGACGGACTTATTTTCCGCGTGACCCGTAACGTGGGCAAAGTAGCCGTTGAACACCACAAACGCGAGGGCGGCTCAAGCTACACCCTACGGAAACTCATTTCCCTGTTTCTCAATATTCTCTTCTGCTATTCACCCCGACCCATTCGGCTCGTTACAAACACGGGATTCGTCTTGATTCTTTTAAGCATTCTGGGTAGTTTAACCGAACTGGCGACTTCGTTCTTAAGCAAACATTTACCCGAAACGGACCACCTAATCTGGCTGACGGTCATTTTTCTGGGGGGCATTCAACTCGTCGGGCTGGGTTTAGTGGGCGAATACATCGGGAAAATATTCATGACGCAAAACGGACTGCCCCAGTTCGTCGTCAAAAAAACGATCCTTCCGAAAGAAATTTTTTCATGA
- a CDS encoding class I SAM-dependent DNA methyltransferase, with the protein MIGKRQEYERMHATEQSLWWYRSLHRRVAYTLTQRFGERKDLAILDAGCGTGGLLESLRQQGYQHLEGFDASEDAVAFSRDRGFDVAFHNLLAVESYHPTRTYDVIICNDVFCYLNDTQIVQILKEFRRRLRPGGVFITNNNAFSWLGGTHAVALKISKRFVLSELTTYAQQAGFHVWKGGYWSFLLFPPIAVVRSWQNFQLKRGWVNAETLSSDVHLPAAPVNQLLNGCMKLEETLLPLAPLGSSVYTVMEVTHG; encoded by the coding sequence ATGATTGGTAAACGTCAGGAATACGAACGGATGCACGCCACCGAGCAGTCGCTTTGGTGGTATCGAAGTCTACACCGACGGGTAGCTTATACCCTTACCCAACGCTTCGGGGAACGAAAAGACCTGGCTATTCTGGATGCGGGCTGTGGCACGGGCGGACTGCTCGAAAGTCTGCGTCAACAGGGCTACCAGCATCTGGAAGGCTTCGACGCTTCCGAAGATGCCGTTGCTTTTTCGCGGGATCGCGGCTTTGATGTTGCTTTCCATAACCTGCTGGCGGTTGAAAGTTATCACCCAACCCGAACGTACGATGTCATTATCTGCAACGACGTATTCTGCTATTTGAACGATACGCAGATCGTGCAGATTTTGAAGGAATTCCGGCGGCGACTGCGGCCCGGTGGTGTATTCATTACTAACAATAACGCCTTCTCCTGGCTGGGCGGCACGCACGCGGTAGCACTGAAAATATCCAAGCGATTTGTACTGTCGGAGTTAACTACATACGCTCAGCAGGCGGGTTTTCACGTCTGGAAAGGCGGCTATTGGAGTTTTCTGTTGTTTCCTCCTATTGCGGTCGTTCGGAGTTGGCAAAACTTCCAGCTGAAACGGGGCTGGGTCAATGCAGAAACGCTGTCTTCGGACGTACACTTGCCCGCTGCTCCCGTTAACCAGTTATTGAATGGGTGCATGAAACTGGAAGAAACGCTCTTACCCCTGGCTCCGCTGGGTAGTTCAGTATATACTGTAATGGAAGTGACCCATGGCTGA
- a CDS encoding zinc-dependent alcohol dehydrogenase, which translates to MKAAVFHKVGDISVDNVDDPVIEHPRDAIIKVTSTAICGSDLHIYDGFFPQLKDQIMGHEFMGIIEEVGSGVSNLKKGDRVVVPFPIACGHCYFCNHGLQPHCENSNPEHYGPEGGLMEGRGGALFGYTDLYGGYPGGQAEYVRVPFADYGLRKVPDLLRDEQVLFLTDIFPTGWSAIDWGNLKGGETVAIFGSGPVGLMAQKAAWIRGAGRVIAIDPVNYRLERAKKVNKVETLNPHEVDVVEAIRQMTNGRGADVCVDAVGVEAERSFLDKMKAVINFEKGSIKVIELCIKAVRRGGIVSVVGVYGTPYDNFPIHSLVDKGLSMRFGQAPVQNYIDELFQLVEQDRVVLDDIISHVLPLSEASHAYDIFKNKEDDCVKVVLKP; encoded by the coding sequence ATGAAAGCTGCTGTGTTTCACAAAGTCGGCGATATCAGTGTCGATAACGTCGATGATCCCGTCATTGAGCATCCCCGCGATGCCATCATCAAAGTCACTTCAACGGCCATTTGTGGCTCGGATCTGCATATTTACGATGGATTTTTCCCGCAACTCAAAGATCAGATCATGGGTCACGAGTTTATGGGTATTATTGAGGAAGTAGGCTCGGGCGTTAGTAACCTGAAAAAAGGCGATCGCGTCGTAGTTCCCTTTCCCATTGCCTGCGGTCACTGCTATTTCTGTAATCACGGCCTGCAACCCCACTGCGAAAATTCCAATCCCGAACATTACGGTCCCGAAGGCGGCCTGATGGAAGGTCGCGGCGGTGCCTTATTTGGGTACACGGATTTGTATGGCGGTTATCCCGGGGGTCAGGCGGAGTACGTCCGCGTGCCTTTCGCCGATTACGGCCTGCGAAAAGTCCCCGATCTGCTGCGGGACGAGCAGGTTTTATTCCTTACGGATATTTTCCCTACGGGCTGGTCGGCCATTGACTGGGGAAATCTGAAGGGGGGCGAAACCGTAGCCATTTTCGGTTCGGGTCCGGTAGGGCTCATGGCTCAAAAAGCCGCCTGGATTCGGGGAGCGGGCCGGGTGATTGCGATCGATCCGGTGAATTACCGACTCGAACGGGCCAAGAAAGTAAACAAAGTCGAGACGCTTAATCCGCACGAAGTAGACGTTGTAGAAGCTATCCGCCAAATGACCAATGGCCGGGGAGCCGACGTTTGCGTAGATGCCGTGGGGGTTGAGGCCGAGCGTTCGTTCCTCGATAAAATGAAAGCGGTGATCAACTTCGAGAAGGGTTCCATTAAAGTTATCGAACTTTGCATCAAGGCCGTACGGCGGGGCGGCATTGTTTCGGTAGTCGGTGTATATGGTACGCCTTACGATAATTTCCCGATTCACAGTCTGGTTGATAAAGGGCTTTCCATGCGATTTGGTCAGGCTCCGGTACAAAATTACATCGATGAATTATTCCAGCTGGTGGAACAGGATCGCGTCGTACTGGACGACATTATCTCGCACGTCCTGCCGCTTTCGGAAGCCTCCCACGCGTATGACATCTTCAAAAACAAAGAAGATGATTGCGTGAAAGTGGTACTAAAGCCCTAA